In Salinisphaera sp. LB1, one genomic interval encodes:
- a CDS encoding ABC transporter substrate-binding protein, with protein MALLLLTLGLGACSQQSGGTVDGIHLVHRQQLTVCTHLPYKPFEFTNDAGKVVGFDVDLMRLLANNLGVKLDVVSMDWNQITSGAAFAAHKCDLAMGGATITAARKKAVQFSAPYFKATQALLVSRKAGVSSLADLADKRLGMQTDTTGAVYAKKHAEQYHYTPVVFDDLALMTTAVSAGKVAAAIGDNGPMAYYAARNPDTRVAQTFDTGERYGFMAAKDNDNADKLIGRLNDVLAKARNNGTYAARYRHWFGHAPTSSTP; from the coding sequence ATGGCCCTGCTGCTGCTCACGCTCGGGCTCGGCGCCTGTTCCCAGCAGTCGGGCGGGACGGTTGACGGCATTCATCTGGTCCATCGGCAGCAATTGACGGTGTGCACGCACCTGCCCTACAAGCCGTTCGAGTTCACCAACGACGCCGGCAAGGTAGTCGGCTTCGACGTCGATCTCATGCGGCTGCTTGCGAACAATCTCGGCGTCAAACTCGATGTGGTGAGCATGGACTGGAACCAGATCACCAGCGGTGCCGCCTTCGCGGCCCATAAATGCGATCTGGCGATGGGCGGTGCGACCATCACCGCCGCCCGCAAGAAGGCGGTGCAGTTCTCCGCGCCTTACTTCAAGGCGACGCAGGCCCTGCTGGTCTCCAGAAAGGCCGGCGTGTCGAGTCTGGCCGATCTGGCCGACAAGCGGCTCGGCATGCAGACCGACACCACCGGCGCGGTGTATGCGAAAAAACACGCCGAGCAATACCACTACACACCCGTGGTGTTCGATGATCTCGCGCTGATGACCACGGCCGTGAGCGCCGGCAAGGTGGCAGCCGCGATCGGCGACAATGGCCCGATGGCTTACTACGCCGCCCGCAACCCCGACACGCGGGTCGCGCAGACCTTCGATACCGGCGAGCGCTACGGCTTCATGGCCGCCAAGGACAACGACAACGCCGACAAACTGATCGGCCGATTGAACGACGTGCTCGCCAAGGCCCGCAACAACGGCACCTACGCGGCCCGTTACCGCCACTGGTTCGGCCACGCGCCGACATCCAGCACGCCCTGA